A window of Deltaproteobacteria bacterium genomic DNA:
GCTGCCCGAGCTGATCGTCGCGGTCGACAGCGAGGCGCAGGTCGATGCGCTCGACGCCGCGCTCGCGGGCTCGAGGGCGCGCGTCGGCGTCCTGATCGAGGCCGACATCGGCATGCACCGCTGCGGCACCGACTCTCCCGAGGAGACGGTCGCGCTGGCGCGCAAGCTCGCGAAGAGTCGCGCCGGCTATCGCGGGATCATGGGCTACGAGGGCCACGCGGTGCTCGTGCCCGACGCGGGCAAGCGCAAGGAGCTGGCCGAGACCGCGGGGGCCACGCTTCGCGCGCACGCGCTCGCGCTCCGCGACGCCGGGCTCGCGCCCGAGATCGTCTCCGCCGGCGGGACGGGGACCTTCGAGCTGACCGGAAGCGCCGACTTCGTGACCGAGATCCAGGCGGGCAGCTACGTCTTCATGGACGGCCGCTACCGCGACGTGCGCACGGACTTCGAGACCGCGCTCACGCTGCACACGACGGTGCTGAGGCGCCGCGGCCGGCTCGTGATCACCGACGCGGGCGTGAAGTCGCTCTCCAGCGACTTCGGAATGCCGCGCGGGGCCGACCTGCCGCTCGGCGTGGTGGGGCTCTCCGAGGAGCACGGCCATCTGCTGATCGACGAGGGCGCGGACCTTCCGCTCGCGCCCGGCGACCGCATCCGCCTGCTGCCGAGCCACGGCGACACCACGATCAATCTGCACGACCGCTATTACGCGGCCCGCGGGGACGACGTCGCGGAAGTCTGGCCGATCGTGGGCCGCGGGCGCTTCGTCTAGGATGGCGCAGCGAATCGCCGTCACGGGTGCGAACAGCGCGCTCGGACGCGTCCTGCTGCAGCGCGCGGTCGCGCGCGCGGACGTGGAGGTCGTCGCCATCGTCCGCTCCGAGCGAGCCGAAGCGGAGCTCCCGGCGCTCCCGCGCGATCGGATGCGCACGGCTCGCGTGGACTTTCGCGACGCGCCTGGGCTCCGCGAGGCGTGCGCGGGCGCGCTGGGACTGATCCACCTGGCGGGGATATTGATCGAGTCGCGCTCTACGAGCTACACCGAGGCAAACGTCGAGACCGCGCGTGCCGCGGTCTCGGCCGCGCGCGGGTCGGGCGTGCCCAAGCTCGTGCTGGTCTCTGCGATCGGCGCGGACTCGCGCTCGACGAATCCCTACTGGCGCAGCAAGGGCGAAGCGGAGGCGCTGGTTCGCGAGTCCGGCAGCGATTACACGATCGTGCGTTGCCCGCTCTTGCTCGGTTGCGACGGCGCGGGCGATCGCGCGCTGGCCCGCGAGGTCGCAGCAAAGATCGTCCCCCTGCCCGGCGGGGGCGCGAACCTGGAGCAGCCGCTCGACGCGCGGGACCTCTCCGACGGGCTCTTGAACGCCGCGCTCTCCCGCGACTGCGCGCGCGGCCTCGTGCTCGACGCCGTCGGCCCGGAGTCGCTGCCGCTGCGCGAGCTCGTGAAGCGAGGCGCTCGGCTGCGCAAGACGTACCCGATCATCCTGCCGGTTCCGATCGAGCTCCTGCGCGCGATCCTGGCGCTGCGCACGCGTCTCTTGGGGCCGGGCTTCTCGCCGGAGGTGATCGACGTGATGCTCGCCGACACGAAGCTCGATCCGGTTCCAGCGGCGAAAGCGCTGGGAATCGCGCTGCGGCCGCTCGACGAGACGCTGGCGCAGAGCCTCGCGCTCGCGAGCGCCGCGTGAGCGAGGCCGTCCCGACCGGGCGCGCCGCAGGCTGGCAGAAGGCGCTGCCCTGGCTGATCACGATCGTCTGCTTCGGCTTCCTGTGGACGCGCATCCAGGGCGCGGCCACGCGCGCGGATCTCGACGTCGCCACCTACATGGCGCGGGTTCTGGCCTCGGTGCGCTGGGGCCCGTGGCTCGCGCTGATGGTGCCGTACTCGCTGCTCTTCCTGTGCATCGACACGCTGGTGATCTGGCGCGTGATCACCTGGTTCAACGCGCCGGTGCGGCTTCGCGACGTGCTCCCGATCCGCGCGTCGAGCTACATCCTGTCGATCGTGAACGAGCAGGTCGGCAAGGGCGCGATCGCGGTCTACATGAATCGGCGTCACGGCATCCCTGGCTTCGAGGTCGGCTCGAGCATGCTCTTCATCATGTTCTGCGAGTTCTACTACCTGCTCGCCTGGGCGCTGCTCGGCTGGCTGCTCTCCGCCGCCGCACTGCCGCCGATCTTCCGCGCGATCCCGGTCGTCGCCGCGCTGGCGCTGCTCTTCTTCGCGCTCTGGTGCGCATTCTTCGCCGGGCGGCTGGGAGCGGGCTCGACGCTTCGCGATCGCTCGATCCTGCGCGCGTTCCGGCTGGCGCGGCCCGCGCAGTACCTGGCGGTGATGCTGCTGCGCTCACCGGCGATGATCGCGGCCGTCGTGGTCTACACCGTCGCGGCGAGCCTGTTCGGGATCTCGGTCGAGCTGCGCACGATGGCTGGCTACCTGCCGGTGATCTTCTTCGGCGCGGCGGTTCCCGGGCCGATGCGCACGGTCGCGATCTCGCTCTGGGTCGTGCTCTTCCCGGGCTACGAGGGCGAGGTCACGACGTTCGCGTTCCTGCAGCACAACTTCTTCGTGTTCTTCAACGCGAGCATCGGGCTGATCTTCCTGCGCCGCGCCTACCGGGAGCTCTTCGAGGGCTCGGGCGCGGCGCTCACGCCCCCGCCATCAGCGTGATTCCCTCGAGGAACTCCGAGAAGCTCTTCGTGATCGGCGCGACCGATGCGGCGTTGGCAGCCTTCGCCGAGACCGAGCAGACGGACGCGCCGTCGTCCTTGCGCAGGTCGAAGAGGAAGAGCTCGTCGGCGCCGTCGCTGCCGAACGCGAAGAAGCCGGGAAGACTGCGCGCGAGCCCGTACTCGCGGTTCCGCTCGAGCGCGCGCTCGAGCGGCCAGAGCTCCAGGAAGCCGGTTTCGTAGGGGATCTTCCCGCGCGCTCCGTTGCAGGCTTCCATGAAGCGCAGATACGTGCGCGGCAGGTTCGGCGGGGCGGCTTCGCGAAACTGCTTCACCTGCCCTGGTTCGGCCGCTCCTCCCTGCTCGAGCCGGAACCGCGGATTGCGAAGCAGCTTCTGCACGTCCATCCGATTCTCCTCCTCGTGATCAGGAGCTGGGCCGTCCCCAGCATTATACGGGCCTCAGGAACGGAACGCGAAGTAGACCGCGCCGACCATGCACAGGCCCGACCAGAGGAAATCGAGCTTGATCGCGTTGTGCATGTAGAGGACCGAGAACGGCACGAACACCGCGAGCGTGATGACCTCTTGCAGGATCTTCAGCTGGGGCAGCGAGAGCACGGTGTAGCCGATGCGGTTTGCCGGAACCTGGAGCATGTACTCGAAGAACGCGATCGACCAGGAAACCAGCGCCGCCACGAACCAGCTCTGGCTCGGGAAGTGCCGCAGGTGCCCGTACCACGCGACGGTCATGAACAGGTTCGAGAGCACGAGAAGACCCGTGGCTTGCGCGATCGGCGGGATCATGGCCGCCACGATAGCGGAGCGCGCGCTATCTACCGCCGTTGCCCTTGCCGTTCTTCTTCCCGTTCTTCGCTGCGCCGGCGCGAAGACCCGCGGGCAGGTTCGCCTCGACGCAGACCTCCCACGGTCCTTCGAAGCTCGCGCTCCAGAGCCAGCCCTTCGGCGCCTTCCGGTAGTAGCGGTCGTCGAGCCAGTAGCTGCCCGGAACGTTGATCACGACGTAGACGCCGACCTGCGTGTCGAACACGACCTCGACTCCGTGGGGCGTCTTCGCGCGGTAGCCATGGGCGGGCGCATGGGGCGGCGGGCCGTGGCCGTGGCTCTTGCCGGGCCCCGGAGCGGGCGCGGGCCCGTGGCCGGAGGACGTGGCGACGGCGAAGCAGCCCGACAGTGCGAGTGCGGCGAGGGCGATTCCGAGACGGCGCATCAATCACCTCCGGCGGTGATCATCGTCCAGACGCCGATCGCGATGAAGCCCGCGCCAGCGACGTAGGAGAGCACCCGCCCGCTCACGTACTGCGAGACGATCGCGCCTGCGAGCACGCCGATCGCCGAGGTCAGCACCAGCGCCGCGGCCGACGCTGCGAAGACCGTGAGCTTCGGATTCTCCGCCTCGGCCGCGTAGAGCAGCGTCGCGAGCTGGGTCTTGTCGCCGAGTTCGGCGACGAAGACCGTGGCGAAGACGGTGGCGAAGAGCTTCAGGTTCACGATGGCTCCTTTCTCATGGGGCGGCGCGCGGCGAGCGCGCGATCCGCGATCGAAGCGAGTGTCGAGGCGA
This region includes:
- a CDS encoding DSD1 family PLP-dependent enzyme, with the translated sequence MRVNEIDTPALVIDLDRMERNISTMARFFASRPAKLRPHFKTPKCAPVVERQLAAGAIGVTCAKLGEAEALAGAGVRTSVLIANQLVGAAKLSRLVALAPTLPELIVAVDSEAQVDALDAALAGSRARVGVLIEADIGMHRCGTDSPEETVALARKLAKSRAGYRGIMGYEGHAVLVPDAGKRKELAETAGATLRAHALALRDAGLAPEIVSAGGTGTFELTGSADFVTEIQAGSYVFMDGRYRDVRTDFETALTLHTTVLRRRGRLVITDAGVKSLSSDFGMPRGADLPLGVVGLSEEHGHLLIDEGADLPLAPGDRIRLLPSHGDTTINLHDRYYAARGDDVAEVWPIVGRGRFV
- a CDS encoding NAD-dependent epimerase/dehydratase family protein, giving the protein MAQRIAVTGANSALGRVLLQRAVARADVEVVAIVRSERAEAELPALPRDRMRTARVDFRDAPGLREACAGALGLIHLAGILIESRSTSYTEANVETARAAVSAARGSGVPKLVLVSAIGADSRSTNPYWRSKGEAEALVRESGSDYTIVRCPLLLGCDGAGDRALAREVAAKIVPLPGGGANLEQPLDARDLSDGLLNAALSRDCARGLVLDAVGPESLPLRELVKRGARLRKTYPIILPVPIELLRAILALRTRLLGPGFSPEVIDVMLADTKLDPVPAAKALGIALRPLDETLAQSLALASAA
- a CDS encoding SMI1/KNR4 family protein, whose product is MDVQKLLRNPRFRLEQGGAAEPGQVKQFREAAPPNLPRTYLRFMEACNGARGKIPYETGFLELWPLERALERNREYGLARSLPGFFAFGSDGADELFLFDLRKDDGASVCSVSAKAANAASVAPITKSFSEFLEGITLMAGA
- a CDS encoding DMT family protein, whose amino-acid sequence is MIPPIAQATGLLVLSNLFMTVAWYGHLRHFPSQSWFVAALVSWSIAFFEYMLQVPANRIGYTVLSLPQLKILQEVITLAVFVPFSVLYMHNAIKLDFLWSGLCMVGAVYFAFRS
- a CDS encoding TMEM165/GDT1 family protein translates to MNLKLFATVFATVFVAELGDKTQLATLLYAAEAENPKLTVFAASAAALVLTSAIGVLAGAIVSQYVSGRVLSYVAGAGFIAIGVWTMITAGGD